The segment TAAAGACTTATTTTCGCTTTCCTGGGTGAAAAACCTACTAACGGTGCGTCCCCTTCATGTCCTGTTGGATACTTATAATGATAGGAACCGAACCCAATTATGCTTGGTCCCCACATTTTGGCCTCATACCCTGTCGTTTCGGAAAAAATATCTAAGAGCTTATAAGCGTCTTCCCGCTTTTTTGGACTATCCACTGCTTCAATAAATTCTATTACACTGTTATCTGTTTCCTTTGTTTTCAATTCATAAGCCACCGTTGTTCCCCCTTAAGAAATCATACTGTATAAGTAGTTCCACAGACCAACTGACTTTTCCTTTTCCTTCAGCAAAATAGGCACCACTTCCTTTCTCCATCAATACATTATCATAGGCCGTTATCACGAGTTTTTCTTAAAAGTGAGGGATATGAAATGTACTACCGAAATATTTTATCCAAGGAATGGGCTATTTTCCTAGCTGAATGCTGCCAGTTAGCCTACGATCAATATCATCAGAATGGCATCTTTTCCATTCCACCTGGTTTTGAGTTAATTAAGGAATTTAAGGGGGTATCCTTTCACAGCTTAGAATGGTTCGGAT is part of the Sutcliffiella sp. FSL R7-0096 genome and harbors:
- a CDS encoding DUF1801 domain-containing protein, translating into MAYELKTKETDNSVIEFIEAVDSPKKREDAYKLLDIFSETTGYEAKMWGPSIIGFGSYHYKYPTGHEGDAPLVGFSPRKAKISLYFATGDSKRGELLKEFGKHTTGKACVYINKVADIDENVLKALINQSVAFLKETYPQK